In the Helicoverpa armigera isolate CAAS_96S chromosome 15, ASM3070526v1, whole genome shotgun sequence genome, one interval contains:
- the LOC110370628 gene encoding uncharacterized protein LOC110370628, giving the protein MDRPSTSRQSVEKVEMFEVREHVPYQAELTRAPAAYDEESGDIYDSSWLSAFRAICQLINLLHHMQIAIVVFCVWHFALTSAPNGTISNLELHIIFAGTGYQLFLVEAVLTLNKHNAWSFQLSKDAKRIVHGCLQLIGSLFVLAGTFLGLAKVDMVVSSAHGICGVIALAFTMASFISGIVALFSAKVRMMVKSGPVKILHLALGLFSISMGLITMVIGFNMDYFTASQGGLSTALMSFTILILLYVMIQPIVDLISTTKKSM; this is encoded by the exons ATGGATAGACCAAGTACCAGCCGACAGTCTGTGGAGAAGGTGGAGATGTTCGAGGTTCGGGAGCACGTGCCCTACCAGGCGGAGCTGACACGAGCCCCCGCAGCCTACGACGAAGAGAGCGGGGACATATATGACTCATCCTGGTTGTCAGCATTCCGAGCAATATGCCAGCTGATCAACCTTCTCCACCACATGCAAATAGCGATAGTGGTATTCTGTGTGTGGCACTTCGCGTTAACTTCGGCACCTAATGGAACTATCAGCAATCTGGAGctgcatattatttttgctgGAACCGGT TACCAACTCTTCCTAGTTGAAGCAGTTTTGACACTGAACAAGCACAACGCCTGGTCTTTCCAATTGTCCAAAGATGCCAAACGAATCGTCCACGGATGTCTGCAGCTCATCGGGTCCTTATTTGTATTGGCTGGCACCTTCCTTGGGCTGGCTAAAGTCGACATGGTCGTTTCAAGTGCTCATGGCATCTGCG GTGTCATCGCATTAGCATTTACAATGGCAAGTTTCATTAGTGGGATCGTCGCACTATTTTCTGCAAAAGTGCGAATGATGGTAAAAAGTGGTCCAGTCAAGATCCTACATTTGGCCCTAGGACTGTTCTCTATTTCCATGGGTCTCATAACAATGGTCATTGGCTTCAATATGGACTACTTTACCGCGAGTCAAGGAGGTTTGTCGACGGCGCTCATGAGTTTcacaattttgattttattgtacGTAATGATCCAACCCATTGTGGATTTAATTTCGACTACAAAAAAATCGATGTGA
- the Prosalpha3 gene encoding proteasome subunit alpha type-4 has protein sequence MARRYDTRTTIFSPEGRLYQVEYAMEAISHAGTCLGILATDGILLAAERRNTNKLLDEVFFSEKIYKLNDDMVCSVAGITSDANVLTNELRLIAQRYLLQYGESIPCEQLVSWLCDVKQAYTQYGGKRPFGVSILYMGWDKHYGYQLYQSDPSGNYGGWKATCIGNNSAAAVSSLKQEYKENETTLAEAQALAIKVLSKTLDMTKLTPEKVEMATLTRKDNKTIIRVLTSTEVEKLIADFEKSEADAEAAKKQPPKS, from the exons ATG GCTCGGCGTTATGATACACGAACAACAATTTTCTCGCCGGAAG GTCGGCTCTACCAAGTCGAGTATGCTATGGAAGCGATCAGTCACGCCGGAACATGTCTTGGTATCCTAGCAACGGATGGTATCTTGCTTGCTGCCGAGCGCAGGAATACGAACAAACTGCTTGATGAGGTGTTCTTCTCTGAGAAAATCTATAAGCTCAATGATGACATGGTGTGCTCAGTGGCGGGTATCACATCAGACGCGAACGTCCTGACGAACGAGCTCAGGCTTATTGCCCAGAGATATCTGCTGCAGTATGGTGAATCTATCCCTTGTGAACAACTTGTGTCCTGGCTGTGTGATGTCAAGCAAGCTTACACACAGTACGGAG GTAAGAGACCCTTTGGTGTTTCCATCCTGTACATGGGCTGGGACAAGCACTACGGCTACCAGCTGTACCAGTCAGACCCCAGCGGTAACTACGGTGGATGGAAGGCCACTTGCATCGGAAACAACAGCGCT GCTGCTGTATCAAGTCTGAAACAGGAATACAAGGAAAACGAGACTACCCTTGCTGAAGCTCAGGCCTTAGCCATCAAGGTTCTTAGCAAGACTTTGGACATGACCAAGCTGACTCCGGAGAAAG TGGAAATGGCGACTCTAACCCGCAAAGATAACAAGACTATCATCCGAGTTCTAACCAGTACTGAAGTGGAGAAGCTGATTGCTGACTTCGAGAAGAGTGAGGCCGACGCCGAAGCCGCTAAGAAGCAGCCCCCCAAGTCGTAA
- the LOC110370576 gene encoding vesicle transport protein USE1, with product MAVERPRPCMTVPSKSRLEMNVRQLLNKCELIAKQEPIDNNCRLKQYVESLSEMITELKTGPDKPPKDELAEYTKRAAFLKGVVQTASLNTPSEKLEAVQQLSHGAATMSADASAQEIHQKTRVKYGVELRSELFGLEDSDDALRKRNIIKAPNFTSNSSSQEDIDSLLKYHQNMQEKVAENMVMLTKSLKEQSQIASTIIKGDTEALKKSSDLTDRNLSSLKVESDRLQEHSKSAWKCWLWIMLAIVMVIFINMVLFMKVMKKKTV from the exons ATGGCCGTGGAAAGGCCTAGACCCTGTATGACTGTACCGTCGAAGTCTAGACTGGAAATGAACGTAAGACAGCTGCTAAACAAATGTGAGCTGATAGCTAAGCAAGAGCCTATTGATAACAACTGCAGGCTCAAGCAATATGTGGAGTCCCTTAGCGAGATGATAACAGAACTCAAAACTGGCCCCGA CAAGCCACCTAAAGATGAGTTAGCGGAATATACTAAAAGAGCAGCATTTTTGAAAGGTGTTGTTCAAACAGCTTCCTTAAACACTCCCAGTGAAAAG TTGGAGGCAGTCCAGCAACTGTCACACGGTGCTGCTACCATGTCTGCTGATGCTTCAGCTCAAGAGATACACCAGAAAACAAGGGTCAAATATGGGGTGGAGCTGAGATCTGAACTATTTGGATTAG aagACAGTGATGATGCATTAAGAAAGCGGAACATAATAAAAGCACCAAACTTCACAAGTAACAGTAGCAGCCAGGAAGACATAGATTCCCTACTTAAATATCATCAGAATATGCAGGAGAAGGTTGCTGAGAACATGGTTATGCTCACAAAAAGCTTGAAGGAACAGTCACAGATTGCCAGCACTATCATCAAAGGTGATACTGAG GCTTTGAAGAAATCCTCAGACCTCACAGATCGCAACTTATCCTCCTTGAAAGTGGAATCAGACAGACTGCAAGAACATAGCAAGAGTGCATGGAAATGTTGGCTGTGGATCATGCTGGCTATTGTCATGGttatatttatta ACATGGTGCTCTTTATGAAGgttatgaaaaagaaaacagtttGA
- the LOC110370575 gene encoding peptidyl-alpha-hydroxyglycine alpha-amidating lyase 2 translates to MLPALVFLLSLSGIYGEPETVRDNFDYFSYGSNDDILKNLDLHLPKDEIVLRPQEVKDWPQTSLNVGQITAVSINSLGQPVIFHRAERVWDESTFNESNAYQNLDKGPIIEDTILVLDPHTGSVLHSWGAYAFYMPHGLTVDHHDNVWVTDVAKHQVFKYTPNNHKYPSLTIGEAFTAGFPYRRRVLLCMPTSVAVATTGEIFVADGYCNNQILKFNAAGKLLLAIPSYSDSMTLNLPHSVTLLEHLDIVCVADRENMRIVCPKAGLKSYVKMFEPATVIEDPTLGRVFAVASHGDTIYAVNEPTSQNIAVRGFTVNALYGNILDTWEPTTGFTNPHSLAVTRNGSHLYVTEIGPNKIWKFELTDVYDKK, encoded by the exons TCAGTTACGGTTCTAATGACGATATTCTTAAAAACTTGGATCTCCATTTG CCGAAAGATGAAATAGTTTTGAGACCTCAAGAAGTGAAGGACTGGCCTCAAACATCTTTGAACGTTGGGCAAATAACCGCTGTATCCATAAACTCTTTGGGACAACCCGTGATATTTCACAGAGCTGAACGAGTATGGGACGAGAG CACCTTCAACGAATCCAATGCTTATCAGAACTTGGACAAAGGACCTATTATAGAAGACACGATCCTGGTTCTCGATCCTCACACGGGGTCTGTACTCCACAGTTGGGGGGCCTATGCCTTCTACATGCCTCATGGCCTAACCGTAGACCATCACGATAATGTCTGGGTCACTGATGTCGCCAAACATCAAGTTTTCAAG TACACTCCAAACAACCACAAATACCCAAGCCTGACTATCGGAGAAGCGTTCACAGCTGGCTTCCCCTACAGACGACGCGTGTTACTCTGTATGCCAACCTCCGTCGCCGTTGCCACTACCGGAGAAATATTCGTCGCTGATGGCTATTGCAACAACCAGATACTCAAGTTCAATGCTGCTGGGAAACTATTGCTGGCTATACCTTCTTATTCGGACTCCATGACCTTGAACCTCCCACACAGCGTGACTTTGCTGGAGCATTTGGACATTGTGTGCGTCGCAGACAGGGAGAATATGAGGATCGTTTGCCCGAAAGCAGGTCTGAAGAGTTACGTGAAAATGTTTGAGCCGGCGACTGTGATTGAGGATCCTACTTTGGGCAGGGTGTTTGCTGTAGCCTCGCATGGTGACACGATCTATGCTGTGAACGAACCAACGTCCCAGAATATTGCCGTCCGAGGATTTACTGTGAATGCGCTTTATGGAAACATCTTGGACACATGGGAACCCACAACT GGATTCACGAACCCACACTCGTTGGCTGTCACACGGAACGGATCTCACCTCTACGTCACAGAGATTGGGCCCAACAAGATTTGGAAATTCGAATTGACAGATGTATATGATAAGAAGTAA